Part of the Longimicrobium sp. genome is shown below.
TACAGCCGCTTTCCGGTGGGCGCCGCGCTGCTGGCCGACGACGGCACCGTCTTCACCGGGTGCAACGTGGAGAACGCCTCGTACGGCCTCACCAACTGCGCCGAGCGCACCGCGATCTTCAAGGCCGTCTCCGAGGGGCGAACCACCTTCCGCGCCATCGCGGTGGTGGGCCCGCAGGACGACCTCGCCTGCGCGCCGTGCGGAGCATGCCGCCAGGTGCTGTACGAGTTCGGCCCCGAGATGGTGC
Proteins encoded:
- a CDS encoding cytidine deaminase, which translates into the protein MTNPTENPALDEPQAQALMESARSARGFAYVPYSRFPVGAALLADDGTVFTGCNVENASYGLTNCAERTAIFKAVSEGRTTFRAIAVVGPQDDLACAPCGACRQVLYEFGPEMVLVTPAGPNDPGGVRMTTVGALLPGAFDGSDLPALAEDA